A genome region from uncultured Roseibium sp. includes the following:
- a CDS encoding NADPH:quinone oxidoreductase family protein, producing MKACLCKAFGPPSSLVIEEIATPAPEPGDVLVRVKACALNFFDTLIIQDKYQTKPALPFSPSAEFSGVVEAIGEGVEDVAPGDRVMGYLGYGAARELVITCEDRLVKLPDEVSFEAAAGLTVTYGTTLHAFRDRAKLHEGETVAVLGASGGVGQAAVEIATIMGCRVIACASSDEKLAFARSLGAAETVNYSTQPLKETLKGLTNGEGVDVVYDPVGGELAEQALRATAWEGRFLVIGFAAGEIPKIPLNLVLLKGCDIRGVFWGEAVVRDPEGHQENMRQLLEWVGQGRLNPHIHAIYPLEDISTALEEIAARKVLGKVIVTP from the coding sequence GTGAAAGCCTGCCTTTGCAAAGCCTTCGGGCCGCCGTCCTCCCTCGTCATCGAAGAAATAGCGACCCCGGCTCCGGAACCCGGCGATGTTCTGGTGCGGGTCAAGGCCTGCGCGCTGAACTTCTTCGACACGCTGATCATTCAGGACAAGTACCAGACCAAACCGGCCTTGCCCTTTTCCCCGTCAGCGGAATTTTCCGGTGTTGTCGAAGCCATCGGCGAAGGTGTGGAAGACGTGGCACCGGGCGACCGGGTCATGGGTTATCTCGGCTACGGTGCCGCCCGCGAACTGGTCATCACTTGTGAGGACCGGCTGGTCAAATTGCCCGACGAAGTTTCCTTCGAGGCGGCCGCCGGACTGACGGTGACCTACGGCACCACGCTTCATGCCTTTCGCGACCGCGCAAAGCTTCATGAAGGCGAAACGGTCGCCGTGCTGGGGGCGTCCGGCGGTGTTGGCCAGGCGGCCGTGGAAATCGCCACGATCATGGGCTGCCGGGTCATTGCCTGCGCCTCTTCCGATGAGAAACTCGCCTTTGCTAGAAGCCTCGGCGCGGCGGAGACCGTCAACTATTCCACGCAGCCGCTGAAGGAAACGCTGAAGGGCCTGACCAACGGCGAAGGCGTGGACGTGGTCTACGATCCCGTAGGCGGCGAGCTGGCCGAACAGGCCCTGCGCGCGACCGCCTGGGAAGGCCGTTTCCTGGTGATCGGCTTTGCCGCCGGGGAAATCCCGAAGATCCCGTTGAACCTCGTCCTTCTCAAGGGTTGCGATATCCGCGGCGTCTTCTGGGGCGAAGCCGTCGTGCGCGATCCGGAAGGCCATCAGGAAAACATGCGCCAGCTGCTGGAGTGGGTCGGCCAGGGGCGGCTCAATCCGCATATCCACGCGATCTATCCGCTGGAGGACATTTCCACCGCCCTGGAGGAAATCGCCGCCCGCAAGGTGCTCGGTAAGGTGATCGTCACGCCTTAG
- a CDS encoding RNA methyltransferase: MRGYFAVGAEGLSKRMNLGTLMRSAHAFGASFFFTVDADKTIRKAPPSDTSKSPGHLPYFAWDSVDTMDLPRGCQLVGIELTDEAIDLPSFGHPLQAAYVLGPERGSLSPEMLARCDHVVKIPTKFCINVAMAGAIVMYDRHRALGRYRDRSITAGAPAGDPPKHVQGGPIMRTGRRVPGN, encoded by the coding sequence ATGCGCGGATATTTTGCGGTCGGGGCGGAGGGGCTTTCGAAACGGATGAACCTTGGCACGCTCATGCGCTCCGCGCATGCGTTCGGGGCGAGCTTCTTTTTCACCGTCGATGCGGACAAGACGATCCGCAAGGCGCCGCCGTCGGACACGTCCAAGAGCCCGGGACATCTGCCTTATTTCGCTTGGGACAGCGTCGATACGATGGATCTGCCCCGTGGCTGCCAGCTGGTCGGGATCGAACTGACCGACGAGGCCATCGACCTGCCAAGCTTCGGACATCCCCTGCAGGCAGCCTATGTGCTCGGTCCGGAACGGGGCTCGCTGTCGCCGGAAATGCTGGCGCGCTGCGACCATGTGGTGAAGATCCCGACCAAGTTCTGCATCAATGTGGCAATGGCGGGCGCCATCGTCATGTACGACCGCCACCGGGCGCTGGGCCGCTACCGGGACCGGTCCATCACCGCGGGCGCACCTGCCGGCGATCCGCCGAAACATGTGCAGGGCGGGCCGATAATGCGGACAGGCCGGAGAGTGCCGGGCAACTGA